Below is a window of Methanocaldococcus jannaschii DSM 2661 DNA.
CCCTCATCAATTGAGTGGAGGGCAACAACAAAGAGTTGCTATAGCAAGGGCTTTAGCAAACAACCCAAAAATAATATTTGCTGATGAGCCAACAGGAAATTTGGACAGCAAAAGTGGAATGGCTGTTATGAGTATCTTAAAAGGGTTGAATGAAAAAGGAATAACTATAATTATGGTTACACATGAGCAGGAATTGACAAAATATGCCTCAAAGATTATTAAGTTGAGAGATGGTGAGATAGTTGAAATAATCAATAAATAAAAAATTTAACTATTAAAATAATCAAATTAAATATGGGAACTATAAAGGAAACCTTTATATATAAGTTTCGCAGAGGTATGTTATGAGAACATAAAATAAAAATTTTAAAAATTAAAAAGAGGGGATAGAATGGCAGAAATGATAATTCCATACCCACAGCTTAAAAAGATAATGAAAACAACTTGTGAAATCGATTTGTATAAAACAGAGGCAGAGGACATAATGGATGTTGTTGAGAAGAAATTAGCAGATTTATTTGAAGTAGCACACAGAAATGCAAAGGAAGAGAATGCAAAAATCATAAAGATGAGGCACATCCCATTAACAAAAGGATTTTTAAACTCAATGGAGTTATTTAGAAGCGTTATTGAAGAGGAAAACATAGTAGCTGAAACAATTAAAAAGTATGTTATGAAAAAAATACCTGGAGACTTACCTTTGGATGACATAGTTGTTGATAACCTTCCATTAATAACAGGAACAATATTTATTGTAGTTGGTAGAGTAATTAAAGCGTTACATGAAGATATTGAGAGAATAAGAAAAGAGCATATTGAAGAAGCTAAGAAAGTATTAGACTACACATTATAATCGCTATTTTTCATTTTTTATTTTTTCAGTTCATCCAATCTATTTGCCCATCTCATTAAAATTTCTCTTGCTCTTTTAAGTTTAGAGTTGCTGTAGTCCAATAAAAATTTTAAGTAATTATTATCAACAAATATCTCCCCATCTTCTCCTATAGGGGTATCTACCTTATAAGTTGTTAAAATTTCAACAATAACTCTTTTATCTGAAATTGATTTTATGGAAGAGGCTTTTAATCCAGAGTGTATTGCTAATTCAAGCATCTTTTTTGCTGATTCTATATCTTTACATGCAATATGCAATATGGGGGAGTTCATAACAAAAACTATATAACCCTCTTTTTTGTTTTTTAAAGCGTTAAATAACTCATCATAAGAGGCATAGTGATGCCACTTCCCAAGCCATCTTGAATATAGCTTTGGATTCTTATCTTTGGGAATTTCCATTATTCCAACCCTACCAATACAGCTTGAGGTTGTGTAATAATTATCGATTTCATTGATTTTGTTTAGTATTGGAATTATCTCCTCATCAACTAAGCCCTCTCTTATAGCAAGTTCTAAATTCATTAATGTCCTCTTTTTATCCTCTAAAAACCCCATATTTTCACCTATATATTAATTAATATAACTGTGCAAATTTATGCCACTATAAAATCTTATGGATATAATTAGCGGATTTAAATTTCTATGTTTTTTATATTATAAAATTAATTATGTATAATTGTGGTTAAAACACCACACAACAATGAACAACCATTGAGGATAGTATGGCAGAGTTCGTTCCAGCAGAGACAATTGAAGTTGTAAAGAAAAACTGCCCAGAGTTTTATGAGGCTGTTGCCAATTTGCAGAAGGAGGTTTTCAGTGGGAAAAAATTAGATGAAAAGATGCAGAGATTGGTTTTGTTAGCGGTTGTTGCAACATTGGGGGATGAAAAAGCAGTTAAAAGACAGACAAAAAAGTTAATGGAAATGGGGGCAACAATTGAAGAGATTCAGGATGTTATGAAAGTTGTGTATATAGGAGCGGGTATGCCAAGATTTATAAAGGCAGTTGAGGCAATATTAGAAGTTGCTGGAGACCAGTGTTAATTCTACTCCATATTTTTTTATTTTATTTTTTAATATTATATCTATATATTTAAATATATAGATTAATGTTCTTACAAAAACAAATAATAAAGTTTTTAAACCCAAATAAACCAAATGAACATAAAAATTAAATTATAATCTATCAGATTCTCTAATAAATATTCATTGACTTGGTGTTATTATGATACCGATGATATATAAAGAGATGTGTCCTAACTGTAACGGAGAGATAACGAGTGAAAGGTTAGCTATAGGAGTTTGTGAAAAATGTTTAAAAGAAGAAAATGTTTTTGAAAAACTAAAATTATGTGAAAAACTTAGAGAAGAGAAAACTTTGAAAAATTTAAAAGATTATTGTATTATTTGGAATGAATTTAAAGAATTTGAAGAATTTGTAAAAGATTTAGGATTTGAACTTTTAAGTATTCAAAAGATGTGGGCTAAAAGGGTTTTAAAGAACAAGAGTTTTTCAATCGTAGTACCAACTGGAGTTGGAAAGAGCTTTTTTGGAATACTTATGAGCCTATTCTTAGCTAAGAAAGGGAAAAGATGTTATATAATTCTACCAACAACACTACTGGTTAAGCAAACTTATGAAAAAATATCCTCCTTAACAGAAAAAAATAACTTAAATATAAGAGTAGTTGCATATCATTCAGAACTCTCAACAAAGGAAAAGAAAGAGGTAAAGGAGAGGATTGAAAACAACGATTATGATGTTTTGATAACAACATCCAACTATCTAACAAAAAACATGCCAAAATGCAAATTTGACTTTGTATTTGTTGATGATGTCGATGCATTGTTAAAAGCATCTAAAAACATTGACAGAACTTTAAAGTTGTTAGGATTTGATGAAGAGATAATAAATGAGGCATATAAAATCATCTACCTAATAAAGATTGGAAAGATAGAGGATGCAATGAAAAAGAGAGAAATTTTAAAGAAAAAAATATCTAAAATAAAGCATGGCTGTTTAATAATTGCTTCTGCAACTGGAAAGAGTTATGGGGATAGAGTTAAGCTTTACAGA
It encodes the following:
- a CDS encoding DUF1931 family protein — encoded protein: MAEMIIPYPQLKKIMKTTCEIDLYKTEAEDIMDVVEKKLADLFEVAHRNAKEENAKIIKMRHIPLTKGFLNSMELFRSVIEEENIVAETIKKYVMKKIPGDLPLDDIVVDNLPLITGTIFIVVGRVIKALHEDIERIRKEHIEEAKKVLDYTL
- the taw3 gene encoding tRNA(Phe) 7-((3-amino-3-carboxypropyl)-4-demethylwyosine(37)-N(4))-methyltransferase Taw3; the protein is MGFLEDKKRTLMNLELAIREGLVDEEIIPILNKINEIDNYYTTSSCIGRVGIMEIPKDKNPKLYSRWLGKWHHYASYDELFNALKNKKEGYIVFVMNSPILHIACKDIESAKKMLELAIHSGLKASSIKSISDKRVIVEILTTYKVDTPIGEDGEIFVDNNYLKFLLDYSNSKLKRAREILMRWANRLDELKK
- a CDS encoding carboxymuconolactone decarboxylase family protein produces the protein MAEFVPAETIEVVKKNCPEFYEAVANLQKEVFSGKKLDEKMQRLVLLAVVATLGDEKAVKRQTKKLMEMGATIEEIQDVMKVVYIGAGMPRFIKAVEAILEVAGDQC